The region CTCCATTGGCTCCTCCGAACTGCTCAAGAAGAAGTGTGGCAAATTTTGGATCAGCCTTAGAAACCCTGGCATTAAACTGTAAATCCTTATTGTGGTGAAACATACTTATTTGGTTAAGGTTAGAAATCATTGCTTAAAAAGAACAGGCAATGCTGGCAATTACATGGAATTTCTAAATCGGCATATATCCATCATTGAACTATTAAATTTTTACTAGATGAATTCCAGACTTAAGTAAATTGCAGCAAAGGAAAATGTACTTCCTTCAGGACTAACTTATTTTACAAGATCAGCCTTCAATTGAGTAGCTTTCTGCAAATGTTCATTGATATGTGGTAAATATTTATTAGCATAATTTATCACATCCTGATCCTGCCCGGAATTAATTTCTGTATTAAAAATCTGCTGGGCCTTTTGATGATCTGTTACCTGTGTAGATATATACAAGCTATCAAACTGATATCCGTTCAAAACCTCTAATTGTTGCTTTATTGCTTTATGAAGAGAATCCAGCTCCTGAGGGACAGATACATTTTTCTGCGCAGCAAGCGCATTAAGTTCATTTTGCGCAAGAGTGTGCTCATTAA is a window of Sporocytophaga myxococcoides DSM 11118 DNA encoding:
- a CDS encoding DUF4142 domain-containing protein, whose product is MLLILALASSLGCKKDDDDNTPPPQQVQTLSVTDTVFINNASLSNLAEIDLGQLAATKASNDSIKAFGAFMVNEHTLAQNELNALAAQKNVSVPQELDSLHKAIKQQLEVLNGYQFDSLYISTQVTDHQKAQQIFNTEINSGQDQDVINYANKYLPHINEHLQKATQLKADLVK